One stretch of Weissella koreensis KACC 15510 DNA includes these proteins:
- a CDS encoding ABC transporter permease, translating to MKKIKIGRIYLILVFILMYAPILYLIVFAFNQGDQMSRFTGFSLRHFQDMFADHHLVSILINTFILAFLSSILATLIGTFGALGIYQIRKPSLKNLVLSLNNILMVSPDVIIGASFLILFTLGGITLGFGSVLLAHIAFSIPIVVLLVLPKLNEMDTALIRAAQDLGANSYQVLSRVVLPYSWPGIIAGFFMAITYSLDDFAVTFFVTGNGFSTLSVEIYARARHGIDLSINALSAVMFLFSLVLVVIYYFITNPKKHKGGLKIRRRSTIKQHGGIQ from the coding sequence ATGAAAAAAATAAAAATTGGTCGAATCTATTTAATTTTAGTTTTCATTTTAATGTATGCCCCTATTTTATACTTGATTGTTTTTGCCTTTAATCAAGGAGACCAGATGTCACGATTCACTGGTTTTTCCTTGCGGCATTTCCAAGATATGTTCGCAGATCATCATTTGGTCAGCATTTTAATTAATACTTTTATTTTGGCTTTTTTATCATCAATTTTAGCAACATTAATTGGGACCTTTGGTGCTTTGGGGATTTATCAAATTAGAAAACCAAGTCTTAAAAATTTAGTTTTGTCTCTCAATAATATTTTAATGGTGTCCCCAGATGTTATTATTGGAGCATCCTTCTTGATTTTATTTACTTTGGGTGGAATTACTTTAGGCTTCGGATCTGTTTTATTGGCTCATATTGCATTTTCGATTCCGATTGTTGTTTTATTAGTATTACCAAAACTAAACGAAATGGATACTGCTTTAATTCGAGCTGCCCAAGATTTGGGAGCGAACTCATATCAAGTTTTAAGTCGTGTCGTTTTACCATATAGTTGGCCAGGAATTATTGCTGGTTTCTTTATGGCAATCACTTATTCATTAGATGATTTTGCGGTTACCTTCTTTGTAACCGGAAATGGATTTTCGACTTTATCAGTAGAAATTTATGCCCGAGCACGTCATGGGATTGATCTGTCAATTAATGCCTTATCAGCGGTGATGTTTTTGTTTTCATTAGTATTAGTAGTGATTTATTATTTCATCACAAATCCCAAAAAGCATAAGGGCGGATTAAAAATCCGTCGTCGTTCAACAATTAAGCAGCACGGGGGAATCCAATGA
- a CDS encoding ABC transporter permease produces MKSNRQTISFMLPYILWVGLFVLLPLALMVTQSVQNIHHQWTWENYTNFFSSGTYLKMTFNSIFYALLVTVLTLLISYPMAYILSRIKHSQFWLLLVILPTWVNLLLKAYAFIGLLAREGTVNQFLGFMGIAPQQLLFTDASFILVATYIEIPFMILPIYNSLVEINPSLTNAAHDLGATAWQTLKKVIFPLTLNGVKTGIQAVFIPTLSLFMLTRLIGGNRVITLGTAIEEHFMVTQNWGMGSTIGIVLVLAMALTMYLTRERTKKRGRR; encoded by the coding sequence ATGAAGAGTAATCGTCAAACGATTAGCTTTATGCTGCCTTACATTTTATGGGTTGGTTTATTTGTTTTACTACCATTAGCTTTGATGGTTACCCAATCAGTTCAAAATATACATCATCAATGGACTTGGGAAAATTATACTAATTTTTTTAGTTCAGGAACCTATCTCAAAATGACTTTTAATTCTATTTTTTACGCGTTATTAGTAACAGTGCTTACGCTTTTAATTAGTTATCCTATGGCGTATATATTAAGCCGGATCAAGCACAGTCAATTTTGGTTATTATTGGTGATCTTACCAACTTGGGTTAATTTATTGTTGAAAGCTTACGCATTTATCGGTTTATTAGCACGTGAGGGAACAGTTAATCAATTTTTGGGATTTATGGGAATTGCTCCGCAGCAATTACTTTTTACGGATGCTAGTTTTATTTTAGTAGCGACATATATTGAAATCCCCTTTATGATTTTACCGATTTATAATAGCTTGGTTGAAATTAATCCAAGTTTAACGAATGCTGCACATGATCTAGGTGCAACTGCCTGGCAAACATTAAAAAAGGTTATTTTTCCTTTAACTTTGAATGGGGTTAAAACCGGTATACAAGCGGTCTTTATTCCAACGTTATCACTATTTATGCTAACTCGATTGATCGGCGGTAATCGTGTTATTACCCTTGGAACGGCGATTGAGGAACACTTTATGGTGACACAAAATTGGGGAATGGGATCGACGATTGGAATTGTTTTGGTCTTAGCGATGGCATTAACAATGTATCTTACTCGCGAACGCACAAAGAAACGGGGGCGTCGATAA